A genomic region of Leptolyngbyaceae cyanobacterium contains the following coding sequences:
- a CDS encoding Mut7-C RNAse domain-containing protein, with product MGTANFHFHGELNFFLPTKKRDVKFTHFFEESASVKDAIESLGVPHPEVAIILVNGESVDFSYLVKYGDEINVYPASATNNIIHYVSVQPEPLAVPRFVLDVHLGKLAASLRMLGFDTLYRNDYGDEELAQISSSEKRILLTRDTGLLKRGIVEYGYYVRQTNPEKQLVEVLQRFDIKKAVTPFKRCMRCNGLLEPVAKETILDKLPPKTKEYIHDFHRCIDCKQIFWKGAHYDKMRQFVDEVLEN from the coding sequence ATGGGAACAGCAAATTTTCATTTTCATGGAGAACTAAATTTTTTTCTACCCACCAAAAAAAGAGATGTAAAGTTTACTCATTTTTTTGAAGAGTCTGCTTCCGTTAAAGATGCGATCGAATCTTTAGGCGTTCCCCATCCGGAAGTTGCCATCATATTAGTCAACGGCGAATCGGTAGACTTTTCTTACTTAGTGAAATATGGAGACGAAATCAACGTTTACCCAGCCTCTGCAACTAATAATATTATTCACTACGTTTCCGTGCAACCCGAACCGTTAGCCGTTCCTCGTTTCGTACTTGACGTTCATTTGGGAAAATTAGCGGCATCTTTACGAATGTTAGGTTTTGATACTTTATACAGAAATGATTACGGAGATGAAGAATTAGCACAAATTTCTAGTAGTGAAAAGCGAATTCTGCTCACTCGCGATACCGGATTACTAAAACGTGGCATAGTAGAATATGGCTATTACGTCCGCCAAACAAATCCGGAAAAACAATTAGTAGAAGTATTACAACGTTTCGACATTAAAAAAGCCGTTACGCCATTTAAAAGATGTATGCGCTGTAATGGTTTATTGGAACCAGTTGCCAAAGAAACGATTCTCGATAAACTGCCACCCAAAACCAAAGAATACATTCATGATTTCCATCGCTGTATAGATTGCAAACAAATTTTTTGGAAAGGCGCACACTACGATAAAATGCGCCAATTTGTTGACGAGGTACTCGAAAATTGA
- a CDS encoding glucan 1,4-alpha-glucosidase has product MKKINWFFTFIIALTVMLFVIVNKAAFTRTITNNEAFGHPGICPNWSPSTLTFLGTAQNPNSKVWFTGFDGIISQVFYPSVDKAATVDWQFLVGDAAQTWVDEEKRDTTSQVTLNDQHSLAWNITNTAKNGKYKIDKVIFTDPNRNTLIQQVTFTALAGKIGDFHLYTLYHPAINNQGNATTGYTSTYHHQTMLVAKHSDSGMASALASSLPFQKGMISNGFVGHSDGWQDLKGGNIDNMMNWHFDSATNGNIAQTAMFDLSYYANQKSVTFNLILGFGNRDIEAEETASKTLSDNFDKMLSAYNAGWNNYINNLNNFDGIADQQYYVSVMALKAASDKTSGAMVAGLGNPWGNSNYSICTPFGIAMQGGYHLVWPRDLYKFANALMAAGDTATANRGLDWLFDVMQQPDGHFLQNAFTDGTPYWNSIQMDETAFPIMLAWQLNRKDADTYAKHIKPTADYIVKHGPITGQERWEENSGYSPSTIAAEIAGLVCAADIAKINGDSVSEQRYLEIADYWQGMVENWTFTTSGSLGDGKYFERIDDNGNPNDGHALHLSNGGGSHDERAIVDTSFLELVRHGVKAGNNPYILASLPEIDSTIKQIIPGKGEAWFRYNHDGYGETATGADYTGAGIGRLWPIFTGERGHFAIANHHNADNYLATMRAFANHSYMIPEQVWDLNAPSDYTPGTPTKSMTPLSWSMGEYITLLASNYHAKVMDMPEIVYRRYVANAYKPQEGRTVDYNPANVKPGKALTIYYQGDLANANQVKLHWGYNNWQQVTDKLMVKRNDGFWETTISVPRDGKSLNFAFTDGVNWDNNNNANWNETVLGSSQI; this is encoded by the coding sequence TTGAAAAAAATTAATTGGTTTTTCACGTTCATCATTGCCTTAACAGTGATGCTATTCGTAATAGTAAATAAAGCAGCATTTACCAGAACGATTACTAACAATGAAGCATTCGGTCATCCCGGCATTTGTCCGAATTGGTCGCCTTCCACCCTCACTTTTTTAGGCACTGCTCAAAATCCTAATTCTAAAGTTTGGTTTACGGGTTTTGATGGCATTATCTCTCAAGTATTCTATCCTTCTGTAGATAAAGCAGCAACCGTAGATTGGCAGTTTTTAGTCGGAGATGCCGCCCAAACTTGGGTAGATGAAGAAAAACGAGATACTACCAGTCAAGTAACTCTCAACGATCAACATTCTTTAGCTTGGAATATTACCAACACTGCCAAAAACGGTAAATATAAAATCGACAAAGTTATTTTTACAGATCCCAATCGAAATACCCTGATTCAACAAGTAACTTTTACCGCTTTAGCTGGCAAAATAGGAGACTTTCATCTTTACACTTTATATCATCCAGCGATTAACAATCAAGGAAACGCAACGACAGGATATACCAGCACTTACCACCATCAAACGATGCTGGTAGCAAAGCATTCCGATAGCGGTATGGCATCTGCATTGGCGAGTTCGCTGCCTTTCCAAAAAGGCATGATTTCCAATGGTTTTGTCGGACATAGCGATGGTTGGCAAGATTTAAAAGGTGGCAACATTGATAACATGATGAACTGGCATTTTGACTCGGCAACCAACGGAAATATCGCTCAAACTGCCATGTTCGATTTAAGTTATTATGCTAACCAAAAATCAGTTACTTTTAACTTAATTCTCGGTTTTGGCAATAGAGATATTGAAGCAGAAGAAACAGCCTCCAAAACTCTCAGCGACAACTTCGACAAAATGCTGTCTGCTTATAATGCAGGATGGAACAATTACATTAATAATTTAAATAATTTTGATGGTATTGCCGACCAACAATATTATGTATCAGTAATGGCACTTAAAGCAGCTAGCGATAAAACTTCTGGTGCTATGGTGGCAGGTTTAGGTAATCCTTGGGGAAATTCTAATTACTCGATTTGCACGCCTTTTGGGATTGCTATGCAAGGCGGTTACCATTTAGTTTGGCCGCGAGATTTGTATAAATTTGCTAATGCTTTGATGGCAGCAGGTGATACGGCTACCGCTAATCGTGGGTTAGATTGGTTGTTCGATGTTATGCAACAACCAGACGGACATTTTTTACAGAATGCTTTTACCGATGGAACTCCTTATTGGAATAGCATTCAAATGGATGAAACGGCATTTCCGATTATGTTAGCTTGGCAGTTAAATCGCAAGGATGCTGATACCTATGCTAAACATATTAAGCCTACTGCTGATTATATCGTGAAGCACGGGCCGATTACCGGACAAGAACGTTGGGAAGAAAATTCCGGTTATTCTCCGAGTACGATTGCAGCGGAAATTGCAGGTTTGGTTTGTGCCGCTGACATTGCTAAAATCAACGGAGATTCTGTTAGCGAACAGCGTTATTTAGAAATAGCAGATTACTGGCAAGGCATGGTAGAAAATTGGACTTTCACTACTAGCGGTTCTCTGGGTGATGGTAAATATTTTGAACGAATTGATGATAACGGTAATCCCAACGACGGACACGCTTTGCACCTTAGTAATGGTGGCGGTTCTCATGACGAACGCGCTATTGTAGATACCAGCTTTTTAGAGTTAGTCAGACATGGGGTAAAAGCAGGGAATAATCCTTATATTTTGGCTTCTCTTCCGGAAATTGACTCTACAATTAAACAAATTATTCCCGGAAAAGGAGAAGCTTGGTTTCGCTACAATCATGATGGTTATGGGGAAACTGCGACTGGCGCTGATTATACTGGTGCTGGGATCGGTCGTTTGTGGCCAATTTTTACTGGGGAACGGGGTCATTTTGCGATCGCAAATCATCATAACGCAGACAATTACCTCGCAACTATGCGTGCTTTTGCCAATCATTCTTATATGATTCCCGAACAAGTTTGGGATCTCAACGCCCCATCTGATTATACTCCCGGAACGCCCACGAAATCGATGACTCCCCTTTCTTGGTCGATGGGTGAATATATCACTTTGTTAGCATCTAATTATCATGCCAAAGTGATGGATATGCCGGAAATTGTTTATCGGCGTTACGTGGCAAATGCCTATAAACCACAGGAAGGAAGAACTGTTGATTATAACCCAGCAAATGTCAAACCAGGCAAAGCTTTAACTATTTATTATCAAGGTGATTTGGCAAATGCAAACCAGGTAAAATTACATTGGGGATATAACAATTGGCAACAAGTTACTGATAAACTAATGGTGAAACGAAATGATGGATTTTGGGAAACTACTATTTCCGTTCCCCGGGATGGAAAATCCTTAAACTTTGCGTTCACTGATGGGGTAAACTGGGATAACAATAATAATGCTAACTGGAACGAAACAGTTTTAGGTAGTTCACAAATTTAA